From one Coffea eugenioides isolate CCC68of chromosome 11, Ceug_1.0, whole genome shotgun sequence genomic stretch:
- the LOC113751373 gene encoding uncharacterized protein LOC113751373, giving the protein MNPPVLAAPIPGKSLILYISAQERSVGALLAQENDEGKENALYYLSRMMTSNELNYSPIEKLCLTLIFVIQKLKHYFQTHTIRLISKSNPIKYVMAKPVPSDRLARWYLQFQQFEIIYVPAKAVKGQILADFLADHPIPAEWELTDELPDEEVFMVESPWSMYFDGAAHRDGAGAGVIFYTPESDILSYSFTLTRRCSNNVAEYQALILSLEMAADMKQLHLRVYGDSKLVVNQLLCIYDVKKPELIPYYKYARQLMGYLDNVTIEHIPRNFNQQADSLARLASMITLPSHRNQISICQSWVIPPMFDEEDDDPKKRVDIRRRAPLFIYYKGTLYRKSFDGVFLRYLGEDEAMQAMEEAHSGVCGAHQSGPKLHFRIKRMGYYWPTMVKDCIDFARRCQTCQFHGNFIRQPPEPLHPTVASWPFDAWGLDIVGPLPKSSGGHIFILAATDYFSKWAEVVPLREVKKENVVDFIRSHIIYRYGVPRYIITNNGKPFCNVAMNKLCKKFHFKQYNSSMYYAAANGLVEAFNKTLCNLLKKIVDKSKRDWHLRIGEALWAYRTTFRIPMQATPYALVYGVEAVLPLKCQIPSLRIAIQKGLSEEDNVRLLLEELEALDEKRLETQ; this is encoded by the exons ATGAATCCCCCAGTGTTGGCTGCACCCATTCCAGGAAAATCATTGATTCTCTATATTTCCGCTCAAGAACGGTCGGTTGGGGCCTTACTTGCTCAAGAGAATGATGAAGGTAAGGAAAATGCGCTATATTACTTGAGTCGGATGATGACATCTAATGAGTTGAATTATTCACCCATCGAGAAGTTGTGTTTGACACTTATATTTGTCATTCAGAAGTTGAAACATTATTTTCAAACACACACTATTCGACTCATATCTAAGTCTAATCCCATTAAATATGTCATGGCAAAACCTGTACCATCTGATCGGCTCGCGAGATGGTACCTCCAGTTTCAACAATTCGAAATTATTTATGTACCTGCAAAGGCTGTCAAAGGACAAATATTGGCAGACTTTTTAGCCGATCATCCCATACCTGCCGAGTGGGAGTTGACTGATGAACTCCCCGatgaagaagtgtttatggTCGAATCCCCGTGGTCGATGTATTTCGATGGAGCCGCGCACCGTGACGGAGCTGGTGCAGGAGTTATCTTTTATACTCCTGAATCAGATATATTGTCATACTCTTTCACTTTAACACGTCGGTGTTCAAATAATGTGGCCGAATATCAGGCATTGATTCTCAGTCTGGAAATGGCCGCAGACATGAAGCAGTTGCATCTTAGGGTTTATGGTGATTCCAAATTAGTGGTAAATCAACTTCTTTGTATTTATGATGTCAAAAAGCCTGAATTGATCCCATATTATAAGTATGCAAGACAACTCATGGGATATTTAGATAATGTCACTATAGAACATATCCCTAGGAATTTCAACCAACAAGCTGACTCTTTGGCAAGGTTGGCATCCATGATCACTCTACCTTCTCATCGAAATCAAATTTCAATATGTCAAAGTTGGGTCATACCTCCGATgtttgatgaagaagatgatg atcccaagaaaagggttgatataCGTCGTCGAGCGCCACTtttcatttactacaaagggACGCTTTATCGAAAATCATTCGATGGGGTGTTTCTACGATatcttggagaagatgaggccaTGCAAGCAATGGAGGAGGCTCACTCTGGGGTATGTGGTGCTCACCAATCTGGCCCAAAATTACACTTCCGCATTAAGAGAATGGGATACTACTGGCCAACGATGGTAAAAGACTGTATCGATTTTGCTAGAAGATGTCAAACTTGTCAATTCCATGGCAATTTCATccgtcaacctcctgaaccattgCATCCAACTGTGGCTTCTTGGCCGTTTGATGCTTGGGGTTTGGATATAGTTGGACCGCTTCCAAAATCTTCTGGAGGACACATTTTCATTTTGGCGGCAACGGATTATTTCTCAAAGTGGGCCGAAGTGGTTCCTCTAAGAGAGGTCAAAAAGGAGAATGTAGTAGATTTCATTCGTTCGCACATCATTTATCGATATGGGGTCCCGCGTTATATCATCACCAATAATGGTAAGCCTTTTTGCAATGTAGCAATGAACAAGCTTTGcaaaaagtttcatttcaaacaatacaattcGTCCATGTACTACGCTGCCGCAAATGGACTCGTTGAAGCATTCAACAAGACCTTATGTaatctgttgaagaaaatcgtggATAAATCGAAAAGAGATTGGCATCTTCGAATTGGAGAAGCACTTTGGGCATACCGAACTACTTTTCGAATTCCCATGCAAGCGACCCCATACGCGCTTGTTTACGGTGTTGAAGCTGTTCTTCCACTTAAGTGTCAAATACCTTCGCTAAGAATTGCGATTCAAAAAGGGCTCAGTGAAGAAGATAATGTTCGTCTTCTCCTTGAAGAGTTAGAAGCACTCgacgaaaagagattggaaACTCAATAA